Proteins from a single region of Choloepus didactylus isolate mChoDid1 chromosome 10, mChoDid1.pri, whole genome shotgun sequence:
- the CD274 gene encoding programmed cell death 1 ligand 1 → MKLFNVFAFMAYCHLLNAFSVTVSKDLYEVEYGSNVTMECKFPVENQLDLVALVVYWEMEDKKIIQLVHGEEDLQVQHSSYNKRARLLKDRLFLGRSTLQITDVKLQDAGVYCCLISYGGADYKRITLKVNAPYRKINQRISMDPVTLEHELTCQAEGYPEAEVIWTSSNHRILGGKTVINNSKGEEKLFNVTSTLRINTTANAIFCCTFRRSGSQENSTAELVIPEPPKVFLEKKRTHLVILGAVLLFLGVALTVIFYLKRNVRMMDVENCDIKDMNSKKQNETKFEKM, encoded by the exons atgaagttatttaaTGTCTTTGCGTTCATGGCCTACTGCCATTTGTTAAATG CATTTAGTGTCACAGTTTCCAAGGACCTATATGAAGTAGAGTATGGCAGCAATGTGACAATGGAATGTAAATTCCCAGTAGAAAATCAGTTAGACCTGGTTGCATTAGTTGTCTACTGGGAAATGGAAGATAAGAAAATCATTCAGCTTGTGCATGGGGAAGAAGACCTGCAGGTTCAGCACAGCAGCTATAACAAGAGGGCCCGGTTGTTGAAGGACAGACTCTTCTTAGGAAGGTCCACACTTCAGATCACAGATGTCAAATTGCAGGATGCAGGGGTTTACTGCTGCCTGATCAGCTATGGTGGTGCTGACTACAAGCGGATTACTTTGAAAGTCAATG CACCATACCGCAAAATCAACCAAAGAATTTCTATGGATCCAGTCACCTTGGAACATGAACTGACATGTCAGGCTGAGGGTTACCCTGAGGCTGAAGTCATCTGGACAAGCAGTAACCACCGAATCCTGGGTGGCAAGACTGTCATCAACAATTCCAAGGGGGAGGAGAAACTCTTCAATGTGACCAGCACACTGAGAATCAACACAACAGCGAACGCGATTTTCTGCTGCACTTTTAGGAGATCAGGTTCCCAGGAAAACAGCACAGCTGAGCTGGTCATCCCAG AACCACCTAAGGTATTTTTAGAAAAGAAGAGGACACACTTGGTGATTCTGGGAGCTGTCCTGTTATTTCTTGGTGTAGCGCTGACAGTCATCTTCTATCTAAaaagaaatg